CGATAACGGCTGATGTCCCGAGTATCGAGAGGCCATCGTAAGGAACCATTATGTCAGCATCTGAAGGCTCCCTCATCCTATTTATTATTGATCTCACTATAGGTTTACTGAACACTACCATTATGCCGGCTGACGGCATAACTGGAGACCCGCCATAACCAGCAAGCTTAAGAAATTCGCCTGAAAATGGGCCTGTTGCGTTAACGATCAAATCAAAATGTTCGTAATGCAAAGATCCGTTTCTCTCAATACCTAGTACATATTTGCCTCCCTTCTCGCTTACTGAGGCTACTGGCGAATAGAGCCTGAACTTCGTTCCGTTCATGAAGGCTTCTGCTGCCACTGCAGCTGAAAATTCGTAGGCCCTAATGACCTTGTCTGGAACATGTATAACTCGATCCACATTCTTTACATTTGGTTCTATTTTCTTGAATTCATCTACATCGATATCATAGTTCGGGATGCCAGCATCATTGCATGCCTTAGTTAACGTATCTCCATAGTCTGACTCTTCACGATTAGAAGATACGAAGTATCCACCTGTGTCGTTGATGAACCATCTGGCGAAGCTGCTTATGGTATTATTCTCCGAAATACATTCCGATGCGGATACCTTGTCCGTAACTGCATACCTGGCACCACTATGAAGCATACCGTGGAACTTGCCAGACGTCCCCGAGGCGATGTCTCCTTTATCGAACACCTCCACATCGAAACCGCTTGCGGAGAGGTAGTATGCAGTAAATAATCCTGTTATGCCGGCGCCAACCACAGCTATTTTTTCCATATTTTTAAATCACCCGTGCAGTGTTAAACTTTTCTCGTGCCTCAAAGCGCATCATTTTATAGCACTAAGCATTCTGTCCCCCACATTCGTTATTATACCTTTGCATCCAAGCTTCTTCAGCTTATTCGCTAATTCGACATCGTCGACAGTCCAAGGAATAACCGGCTTTCGTAGATTCCTGCAGAAATCCTGGCTGATGAGGAAGTAGTGTGGAAGCAGTACACCATATTTACTTTGGGCGTCCTCAAGCAAGCCAGGATCATCAAAGTCTAGACCGGATCTAATGTCTGGATAATGCTCTGTAAGGTAATCTATGGCTTCTCCGCTAAAAGATATAACAATCGACCTGTCGATCAACCTTGATGCATAGATATTATTTGCAACCAAATCTACTAGTCTTGCTGCTTTGTTATCGAAGTGTTCTACTTTGATCTCGATAAAATAGTTCATGGAAGAATATCTTTCTA
This genomic stretch from Thermoplasma volcanium GSS1 harbors:
- a CDS encoding glycerophosphodiester phosphodiesterase, producing MKYSDISEVKLISGGPIPSLSEVLERYSSMNYFIEIKVEHFDNKAARLVDLVANNIYASRLIDRSIVISFSGEAIDYLTEHYPDIRSGLDFDDPGLLEDAQSKYGVLLPHYFLISQDFCRNLRKPVIPWTVDDVELANKLKKLGCKGIITNVGDRMLSAIK
- a CDS encoding FAD-dependent oxidoreductase; the encoded protein is MEKIAVVGAGITGLFTAYYLSASGFDVEVFDKGDIASGTSGKFHGMLHSGARYAVTDKVSASECISENNTISSFARWFINDTGGYFVSSNREESDYGDTLTKACNDAGIPNYDIDVDEFKKIEPNVKNVDRVIHVPDKVIRAYEFSAAVAAEAFMNGTKFRLYSPVASVSEKGGKYVLGIERNGSLHYEHFDLIVNATGPFSGEFLKLAGYGGSPVMPSAGIMVVFSKPIVRSIINRMREPSDADIMVPYDGLSILGTSAVIVDDPENFSIDSEDVEAMIEDMSSLIPLIRNVNYSRTYYSVRPLLEDEGDDARKASRSFRIIKNGEGVFTVVGGKFTTGRLIGEHVAKEISKETGATIRIENPDLNSTYERFIEKYGRDDKYIAKAMSRIGTIDEENAMRSVAYAISTIIEGS